The proteins below are encoded in one region of Metabacillus dongyingensis:
- a CDS encoding amidohydrolase, with product MLKAWHDQAEEMFSQMVEWRRHLHRNPELSFQEVETPNMIAGILKDYGIEVRTGVGGRGVVGKIYGGKPGKTIALRADFDALPIQDEKEVEYKSTVPGVMHACGHDGHTATLLAVAKILSENKHLLAGNVVLIHQHAEELYPGGAIAMIEDGCLEDVDVVYGTHLSSRGPLGTFAYRRGYSMASADSFEIKIIGKGGHGSSPHETVDSIAIGAQVVNQLQHVVSRGVDPQKSAVLSVGSFHAGNANNVIADSAVITGTVRTFDEEVRTYVEEELKNIVKGVCLAFHADCEVSYQNGYPSVYNHNEEVEVFKEVISSSLDKGMLMETPPIMGGEDFAYYLLNKPGMFYHTGARNEETGAAYPHHHPKFDFDERAMVYAAKSLLGLVYHYAAVIPEEKAIEIV from the coding sequence GTGTTAAAAGCATGGCATGATCAAGCAGAGGAAATGTTTAGTCAAATGGTGGAATGGAGGCGGCATCTTCACCGCAATCCTGAGCTTTCCTTCCAAGAAGTTGAAACACCGAATATGATAGCGGGTATTCTCAAAGACTATGGAATTGAAGTTCGCACTGGCGTAGGCGGAAGGGGAGTAGTCGGGAAAATTTATGGCGGGAAACCTGGAAAAACGATTGCACTAAGAGCTGATTTTGATGCTCTGCCCATTCAGGATGAAAAAGAAGTCGAATATAAATCGACTGTTCCTGGTGTGATGCATGCCTGCGGACACGACGGTCATACAGCAACACTATTGGCTGTCGCAAAAATATTAAGTGAAAATAAGCATCTTCTTGCAGGGAATGTAGTACTTATTCATCAGCACGCAGAAGAACTTTACCCTGGCGGTGCCATTGCAATGATAGAGGATGGCTGTTTAGAAGATGTCGATGTTGTATACGGAACGCATTTATCGTCAAGAGGACCGCTTGGGACATTTGCCTATCGCAGAGGCTATTCAATGGCCTCGGCGGATTCGTTTGAAATAAAAATCATTGGAAAAGGCGGTCATGGCTCATCCCCTCATGAAACAGTTGATTCAATTGCGATTGGCGCCCAAGTAGTAAATCAGCTTCAGCATGTTGTCAGCAGAGGAGTAGATCCCCAAAAATCGGCTGTCTTATCAGTAGGTTCCTTCCACGCTGGAAATGCAAACAATGTTATTGCTGATTCAGCGGTCATTACTGGAACCGTTCGAACGTTCGACGAGGAAGTAAGGACATATGTTGAAGAGGAATTAAAGAATATTGTAAAGGGAGTTTGTCTTGCCTTCCATGCTGACTGTGAAGTCTCTTATCAAAACGGCTATCCTTCAGTATACAACCATAATGAGGAAGTTGAAGTATTTAAAGAGGTTATCTCTTCTTCATTAGATAAAGGGATGCTGATGGAAACTCCGCCAATTATGGGTGGTGAGGATTTTGCCTATTATTTGTTAAATAAACCAGGAATGTTCTACCATACGGGCGCCAGAAACGAAGAAACAGGAGCAGCTTATCCCCATCATCATCCTAAATTTGATTTTGATGAACGTGCAATGGTGTATGCCGCAAAATCATTGCTGGGACTCGTCTATCATTATGCTGCTGTAATTCCGGAAGAGAAGGCGATTGAAATTGTTTAA
- a CDS encoding siderophore ABC transporter substrate-binding protein, translating to MKKNLLVVLLTVVLAVFAAACGTKEAEKTSASGEKEKEEITVKHQLGETKVPENPKKVVVFDFGTLDSLDKLGIEAAGVPQENIPSYLSKYEDAKYENVGGLKEPDFEKINEMEPDLIIISGRQQDSYEEMSKIAPTIFMGVDTTKYMESFKENVTTLGEIFGKEEEAEKEFAKVEESIKELNEKASAGGEKALIVLANDGKVSAYGAGSRFGIIHDEFGFAAADEKIEVSTHGQSISFEYIAEKDPDYLFVIDRGAVAGGESSAKQVVENDLVKNTKAYKNGKIIYLDPDYWYLSGGGLESVAGMTEEVSGSIE from the coding sequence ATGAAGAAGAATTTATTAGTAGTCCTTTTAACGGTAGTACTGGCTGTTTTTGCAGCAGCGTGCGGAACAAAAGAGGCAGAAAAAACTTCTGCCAGCGGTGAGAAAGAGAAAGAAGAAATAACAGTGAAGCATCAATTAGGGGAAACAAAAGTACCTGAAAATCCAAAAAAAGTCGTTGTTTTTGACTTCGGAACATTGGATTCATTAGATAAATTAGGCATTGAAGCAGCGGGAGTGCCTCAGGAAAACATTCCTTCTTATCTTTCAAAATATGAAGATGCAAAATACGAAAATGTCGGCGGCTTAAAAGAGCCGGACTTTGAGAAAATCAATGAAATGGAACCAGATCTCATCATCATTTCAGGCAGACAGCAGGATTCCTATGAAGAGATGAGCAAGATTGCCCCGACCATTTTCATGGGCGTGGATACAACGAAGTACATGGAATCATTTAAAGAAAATGTAACAACATTAGGCGAGATCTTCGGCAAGGAAGAAGAAGCAGAAAAAGAGTTTGCTAAAGTAGAAGAGTCTATCAAAGAGCTTAATGAGAAAGCATCAGCAGGCGGTGAAAAAGCATTAATCGTCCTTGCAAATGACGGCAAGGTAAGTGCTTACGGAGCAGGATCACGCTTCGGCATTATCCATGACGAATTCGGCTTCGCAGCAGCTGACGAAAAAATCGAGGTCTCTACACATGGACAAAGCATTTCATTTGAATATATTGCAGAAAAAGACCCTGATTACCTATTTGTTATTGATAGAGGAGCAGTTGCCGGCGGAGAGTCCTCTGCGAAGCAGGTAGTGGAAAATGATTTGGTTAAAAATACGAAAGCCTATAAAAATGGAAAGATTATTTATTTAGATCCTGACTATTGGTACCTATCAGGCGGTGGTCTTGAATCTGTTGCCGGGATGACGGAGGAAGTATCGGGTTCAATTGAATAG
- a CDS encoding ABC transporter ATP-binding protein produces MVEVSKVSKRYGNKNVVEDVSIRVEKGKITSFIGPNGAGKSTLLSMVSRLIKKDTGQVFIDGTDIEEWKSNDLAKKISILKQSNHLNIRLTIRDLVSFGRFPYSQGNLSKEDMKHVDEAIQYMELQDMQDKYLDQLSGGQQQRAFIAMVIAQNTEYVLLDEPLNNLDMKHSVQIMKVLRRLVDELGKTVVIVIHDINFASCYSDFIVALKDGKIVKEGPVEEIITSPVLKEIYEMDIDIQTINGNRICVYF; encoded by the coding sequence ATGGTAGAAGTCAGCAAGGTTTCAAAACGGTATGGAAATAAGAATGTAGTGGAAGATGTATCAATCCGGGTCGAAAAAGGGAAAATCACCTCTTTTATCGGACCGAACGGAGCGGGAAAAAGCACGCTGCTGTCGATGGTCAGCCGTTTGATTAAAAAGGATACGGGACAGGTATTTATTGACGGCACTGACATTGAAGAATGGAAAAGCAATGATCTTGCGAAAAAAATCTCAATCCTGAAGCAGTCCAATCATTTGAATATCCGTTTAACGATCAGAGACCTGGTCAGCTTTGGACGGTTTCCGTATTCTCAAGGTAATCTCTCAAAGGAAGATATGAAGCACGTTGATGAGGCCATTCAGTATATGGAGCTTCAGGACATGCAGGATAAATACTTAGATCAGCTGAGCGGAGGCCAGCAGCAGCGCGCATTTATTGCCATGGTCATCGCCCAGAATACAGAGTATGTCCTTCTTGATGAGCCACTGAACAACCTCGACATGAAGCATTCCGTGCAGATTATGAAAGTGCTGAGAAGGCTTGTGGATGAGCTTGGAAAAACAGTCGTGATAGTGATTCATGATATCAACTTTGCTTCCTGCTATTCGGATTTTATTGTCGCATTAAAAGACGGGAAAATTGTGAAGGAAGGTCCTGTTGAAGAAATCATTACATCCCCTGTTTTAAAAGAAATTTATGAGATGGATATTGATATTCAAACGATAAACGGCAATCGCATTTGTGTTTATTTTTAA
- a CDS encoding iron chelate uptake ABC transporter family permease subunit — MNNKTKLIILGVIAVLFAAIFLFYDVGRNPDYVLPKRGVKILAIVLTGSCIAFSTMIFQTITNNRILTPSIIGLDSLYLFIQTFIIFVFGSQSLTMANKNVNFLLSVGLMVLFALLLFQLLFKREGRNIYFLLLVGIVFGTLFGSMSSFLQVLIDPNEFQIVQDRMFASFNNVNTDLLLAAILITAAIAVYFMKFSHFLDVLSLGREHAVNLGIDYDGVVRRLLIIIAILVSIATALVGPITFLGLLVANVAHEFLKTHQHKYLIAGSILISIIALLGGQFIVEKVFTFSTTLSVIINFIGGVYFIYLLLRENKSW, encoded by the coding sequence ATGAATAATAAAACGAAGCTTATCATCCTTGGAGTCATCGCCGTATTATTCGCTGCAATTTTCCTATTCTATGATGTTGGACGGAACCCGGACTATGTTCTTCCAAAACGGGGAGTCAAGATTTTGGCCATTGTTTTGACAGGAAGCTGCATCGCGTTTTCTACGATGATTTTTCAAACGATTACAAATAACCGAATCTTAACTCCGAGCATCATTGGATTAGATTCACTCTATCTTTTTATTCAGACGTTCATCATCTTTGTTTTTGGTTCTCAATCACTGACGATGGCTAATAAGAATGTAAACTTTCTTTTATCTGTCGGGTTAATGGTGCTATTTGCCCTCCTGCTCTTTCAGCTTCTTTTTAAAAGAGAAGGGAGAAACATTTATTTTCTCCTGTTAGTCGGGATTGTGTTTGGAACGTTATTTGGAAGCATGTCCTCGTTTTTGCAGGTGCTGATAGATCCGAATGAGTTCCAGATCGTGCAGGACAGGATGTTTGCAAGCTTTAACAATGTGAACACAGATCTTCTCCTTGCTGCGATTCTTATAACAGCTGCGATTGCGGTTTATTTTATGAAATTCAGTCATTTCCTCGATGTGCTCTCGCTCGGAAGGGAGCACGCTGTAAATCTCGGCATCGACTATGATGGAGTGGTCAGAAGACTGCTGATTATTATTGCCATTTTAGTCTCTATCGCAACGGCTCTCGTTGGCCCGATTACATTCCTTGGCCTGCTTGTTGCAAATGTGGCACATGAGTTTTTAAAAACACATCAGCATAAGTACTTGATTGCAGGGTCGATTTTAATCAGCATTATTGCTTTGCTCGGCGGTCAATTTATCGTTGAGAAAGTCTTCACCTTTTCAACAACATTAAGCGTGATCATCAATTTCATAGGCGGCGTGTACTTTATTTATCTGCTGCTCAGGGAGAATAAATCATGGTAG
- a CDS encoding ABC transporter permease, with product MKKRYLFLALIILSISSIFIGVKDITPLDLLNLQDDQVQILLISRLPRLISILIAGVSMSICGLIMQQLTRNKFVSPTTAGTMDSARLGILVSLMIFTSASPLEKMGVAFVFALAGTFIFMKILERIRFKDTIFIPLVGLMFGNIIGSITTFFAYKNDLIQNMSSWLQGDFSMIVKGQYELIYISIPLVIVAYFFANRFTVAGMGEEFSANLGLNYKQVVNIGLVIVALVTTVVILTAGVIPFLGLIIPNIVSIYLGDNLKKSLPHTALLGAVFILFCDILGRIIIYPYEISIGLTVGVIGSIIFIYLLFRRKAYE from the coding sequence ATGAAAAAGAGATATTTGTTTTTAGCGCTAATAATTTTATCAATTTCCTCCATTTTCATCGGGGTCAAGGACATTACCCCTCTAGATCTTCTGAATCTGCAGGATGATCAGGTGCAAATCCTCCTGATAAGCAGACTGCCGCGGCTCATCAGCATTTTGATTGCCGGTGTTAGTATGAGCATCTGCGGCTTAATCATGCAGCAGTTAACGAGGAACAAATTTGTCTCTCCGACCACAGCAGGTACTATGGACTCTGCTAGATTGGGCATTTTAGTTTCGCTGATGATATTCACTTCGGCAAGTCCGCTTGAAAAGATGGGTGTTGCCTTCGTTTTTGCACTAGCCGGTACGTTCATTTTTATGAAGATTTTAGAGAGAATCAGATTTAAAGATACGATCTTCATTCCGCTTGTAGGTTTAATGTTCGGCAACATCATTGGTTCCATTACAACCTTTTTCGCCTACAAAAATGATTTGATTCAAAACATGTCATCTTGGCTTCAGGGCGATTTTTCTATGATTGTAAAAGGGCAGTATGAGCTGATCTACATAAGCATTCCTCTTGTTATTGTTGCGTATTTCTTTGCGAATCGATTTACGGTAGCGGGAATGGGAGAAGAGTTTTCAGCCAATCTGGGACTGAATTATAAGCAGGTTGTCAATATAGGTCTTGTGATTGTAGCTCTTGTGACAACGGTCGTTATTTTGACCGCAGGCGTCATTCCTTTCCTCGGATTAATCATTCCGAACATCGTCAGCATTTATTTAGGGGACAATCTGAAGAAAAGCCTGCCGCATACAGCTTTGCTTGGTGCAGTATTTATCCTGTTCTGTGATATTTTAGGGCGTATCATCATTTATCCGTATGAAATATCGATTGGTTTGACTGTCGGTGTGATCGGAAGCATCATTTTCATTTATTTACTGTTTAGGAGAAAGGCATATGAATAA